The genomic stretch ATCAGGGAACATGTTTATTCCCCAAAGCACTTACAAATATGATACCATTTCTATACATATGAACGAGTCCATCTCTATATCGAATATATTTCGAGATACTGAGGGATGAAATTTAACGCAATTTTTTGTTGCCAGATCTCGCAACCGACCTAGGAATTTCACTGTTCTCAAACTTAACAGATCTGTAGGCCAACAATCAATTTCTCTGGCGTTATGTATAAATCATACTATAatgatactatttaaaaatatgatatctaGAATGTATAACTCACTGGAAGAGCTTCTGCGAGATCTCCCCCTGCAGTAACGCGGGCAGCTGCTGCGGCTCGGAGTAGGCGGCGCTGATGAACCCCGCCACCGCAGTGCTGAAATGCTCCCGCACGCCGTTCGGGAGGAAATTCAACAGGTTCCAGTGCATCGTTATTGATCCCTCCTGTTACATGAGAAACGGCAGGATTACATATCGAGACGGAAGACTTATCGATTATTTACCAGTCGATCGTCAGAATCGTCGTATTTATTCGAGTAGatagttaaatattatgtaattgaaattgatttatttgtggcatcatattaaaaatagaatgacTTACCTCCTCTTTTTCACTCTCTTCGCTAGGTGGCACCTGTGATGAACCCACTTCTGTCAAACCCTCCGGTAATTTgccctataaaataaaatatatatatatttctgacATTGTAACTCTACATGAGATTAAATGTTTTCTGACTTAGTATTATTTGTTTACACTTGTAAGGGATTTTTCGTTCAGACCATTGGACTGGAAAACCTTATAAATACCAGCTTTTAGATTTCAACTAAACTGTCATCGGTTAAGAActaaatagtaaattaataatacaatatgtaCCTGTACACCCGCGTAATTTGAATCGTCCAACCATAGCAAATACGCCCAACATTGCTTGTATCGAATGTCGATGCCGTGGAACAACTCCTTGTTTCTGATGCTCTGCACAACGAACTCCACGTAGCctaaacaaataacattatacataaaaagaGGATTTATAAGAGAGGACGAGaataaaatcaatacattttatcgctaaaatataattgatcCTGTTTATTGATGCTACTTCTAATTTATCTTTTCAGACGGTAGCAAAAACATCAATCCCAAAGTAAAGTTCAAAGTAACCCTTACCAATGCCGTCCATGACAGAGTTTTTCTTCGTGCTGAGTATGATCTTGTTGAAGTCAGCGTACACTATGACCGAGCCCAGCCGTTTGAACTCCGCCACCAACATGAGAAACAGCTTCTTCATCAAATTGTAGAGAGTGCGGCGCAGCGCCGGGTCGTATAGTAACGACGTGGGAGTTTTAAGCCAtctgcaaaaaaataattggattTGCTCGCAGCGTTCGTTTGTTTCTTTAAGGTTTAAAGAAACAAATGAACGGACAGACAAAACAGAAACGCTGTGTTTTGCGTAACCAATGCGCACACAACACTTGTAAGCCTCACTGGCGTAGCGTTTATTTTCACACGCTACGTGTATGGAGCTGCACTTGCGCATGTGTTCGTTATGCGAGTGCGAGACACCACTTCTGGTGTGTAGTGTGTTTTTTTAAggatatactagcttttgcttgcgaattcgcccgcgtgtaggagttttccgggataaattttttttgcgacttacttgatatgtattgttatattctgaacaaattacacaaaatcattataaattgtagaccatgtgttattctgatgtatgaacaaaattactgtaaagtttcatccaaatccgttcagtaattttttcgtgaacaaacatacatccatcctcacaaactttcgcatttctaatattagtaggatataaaaatagtagaatTCTGATAATACCTGTAGAAATGCGATATTTGGAAATCTGCGAAGACGTTTTTGTATAGAGTGACGTCACGGAGCCACGACGCTATCATCGTGCGCAGAACTCTGAACGCCGCGCTGCACTGCGCCGTCTCGTCGTAGTTCTCCGACGCGTTGGGGCCTGGCGAGTAAATAGCTTATAAAAGTCGACACATTTCAATAGTATAGTATCACAATGCACAAAACAGTTGAAAAGCACGTAACTGCAAAACCAACGATATTGTGAGTATTTTTCGTTCCATCGTGCGACACTGTCGTGTCGATTGTAtcgtgttttaattaataatgactaTCTTTTTTAAGTAATGTTAATTGTTAATTGCTTTGTTACGGAGCTCAAATTAGAAGTGAGTTAGGCGTCACGAATATCCCTATATATGATCCTTGTTCTAATGTAGCGCACATGCGCTAATTTACATAGGTTTATAAACTCGAACATTGCTGGTTGGAATTACTGGTCTTGCAACACAATGTTAATTTTTCTACCAGTAGTGTTAAGATGAAATGTAGTGTAGTGTGAGTTGATATTAGCCAGGGTGTCGATGGTAGAGCCAGAGTGAGTGTAAGCTGCTCTGACCGGCGGCGCTGAGCGCGAGGTGCACggagggcggcgcggcgccgaaGGCCGTGGCGGCGGACGTGCCCTCGGCGCCGAGCACGGCGGGCGCACACGGCGAGCCCGTCCGCCTCCAGCTCCACGCACACGCCGCCGTACGCGCCGCTGCCGCCGTGGTGCCACGCGCCCGCCTCCTCCACGGAGCTCACCAGCCTGCGCCACACCACATACTGATAAGTACTCACTCAACTGCAGCTGTTAGGAAGTAAGGTGGCTCCGACTCGGATACCCAGTTATACGAGATACCTCGGCAGTCGAAACTTATGTCGACCTGCTTGTGTCAAACATACTCCGGAGCCATCTTCACTGACAATAtgtcaaattgtttttaaattacagaGAAATCCTCATTACTCTATGTATAATGAAAAACTgtaatcttaatattattagttgttAGTGAtttcaaaaatttataaaaaaatatagtaaacatatcattatcaatttattagGTAATTAGCCTATTAcctaaatcttttatttaacataCGACCCACTTCAAAACGATGTAAGTTCTGAATGATGCTGTTACTCTTAAGTCAAGACAAACATTCTCTCGTCTCCTTTCAGAACACTCTGTATAAGGTACAACATCCTCTATACCAcctgtatatttttaactgtaaGTTTCACCTGTTGTCGTCGATCTCTGCCGCCGAGGTCCGGTCGTTCGAGGTCGGAACACCACAATATGAAATTGTGTTTGACGAGATGCCGTGCGAAAAACAGGTCAGCGCCGAACAGCGTCGGGTCTGCCGGCATGTTGCCCAATGGCACGTGAAAATATCTGTGGAAAATATAGcaagaaaaattatatgaattattataagtCTGAACCAGGACAAGTCGAATTATACAAATTGAAGTCacagataaatttattaaaaaaacgagCAATGCAAAAGAACCTGTATTGGTTTAGATGATctaaaaaattatcttttttatctattatattctctttttttatgaattttaaacatagcatactatattttataactgtaaACTTTTAATTAGCCCTTTGTCGCTATTATAATTGTTCAAATTGATATCAGCTGTAAGATTTCCACAATCAATACTGAAATCTTACCTGCACTGTTCTATGGTGAGATCCAGCACGGCTTCAAGGTTGAGGTAGTGGCGGACGATGGCCCTGGCACCGATGCGCTGCCACTCCAGGGTGTTGTACAGCGTCTCCACGTCGCGGACGTGCAGTGGCACCATCGGGAAGTCGGATAAGCCTGtcgacacaaaaatatattatattaaatttgaattattataatcagcTATGAACATATTTATAGTGAGTTAATCATTTTAGTTATCTCTGTAAAATGTGATGGCAAGACTGCAGGATTGACTGCGacgcaaaaattataattacgtaCAGTGTGGCTCAACATGCTTCAGGTGTGTGAAAATCGGGGCTATGAGCATGGGGCtcatacaaattattatggCAAAGGAAACACGGCGTATTTTTTCCTTTGCTGTTAAGGCGCTTATTCCGCAATATAATAGGTAATTTTACACGCTCGTGCGCGCTCCAGGCGGTaccgctgcagcgcgcgcgccagcCCCCGCATGACCGCGTGTGAGGTGTCGTGTATTACCGGGCAGCAGCGCGTGCAGTGCGTGCGGCGAGAGCGGCGCCTGCGCGGCCAGCAGCGTGGGCCCGGCGCGCTCCAGGCGGTaccgctgcagcgcgcgcgccagcCCCGCATGACCGCGTGTGAGGTGTCGTGTATTACCGGGCAGCAGCGCGTGCAGTGCGTGCGGCGAGAGCGGCGCCTGCGCGGCCAGCAGCGTGGGCCCGGCGCGCTCCAGGCGGTaccgctgcagcgcgcgcgccagcCCCGCATGACCGCGTGTGAGGTGTCGTGTATTACCGGGCAGCAGCGCGTGCAGTGCGTGCGGCGAGAGCGCCTGCGCGGCCAGCAGCGTGGGCCCGGCGCGCTCCAGGCGGTaccgctgcagcgcgcgcgccagcCCCGCATGACCGCGTGTGAGGTGTCGTGTATTACCGGGCAGCAGCGCGTGCAGTGCGTGCGGCGAGGAGGCGCTCTGCGCGGCCAGCAGCGTGGGCCCGGCGCGCTCCAGGCGGTaccgctgcagcgcgcgcgccagcCCCGCATGACCGCGTGTGAGGTGTCGTGTATTACCGGGCAGCAGCGCGTGCAGTGCGTGCGGCGAGCGGCGCCTGCGCGGCCAGCAGCGTGGGCCCGGCGCGCTCCAGGCGGTaccgctgcagcgcgcgcgccagcCCCGCATGACCGCGTGTGAGGTGTCGTGTATTACCGGGCAGCAGCGCGTGCAGTGCGTGCGGCGAGAGCGGCGCCTGCGCGGCCAGCAGCGTGGGCCCGGCGCGCTCCAGGCGGTaccgctgcagcgcgcgcgccagcCCCGCATGACCGCGTGTGAGGTGTCGTGTATTACCGGGCAGCAGCGCGTGCAGTGCGTGCGGCGAGAGCGGCGCCTGCGCGGCCAGCAGCGTGGGCCCGGCGCGCTCCAGGCGGTaccgctgcagcgcgcgcgccagcCCCGCATGACCGCGTGTGAGGTGTCGTGTATTACCGGGCAGCAGCGCGTGCAGTGCGTGCGGCGAGAGCGGCGCCTGCGCGGCCAGCAGCGTGGGCCCGGCGCGCTCCAGGCGGTaccgctgcagcgcgcgcgccagcCCCGCATGACCGCGTGTGAGGTGTCGTGTATTACCGGGCAGCAGCGCGTGCAGTGCGTGCGGCGAGAGCGGCGCCTGCGCGGCCAGCAGCGTGGGCCCGGCGCGCTCCAGGCGGTaccgctgcagcgcgcgcgccagcCCCGCATGACCGCGTGTGTGGTGTCGTGTGTTACCGGGCAGCAGCGCGTGCAGTGCGTGCGGCGAGAGCGGCGCCTGCGCGGCCAGCAGCGTGGGCCCGGCGCGCTCCAGGCGGTaccgctgcagcgcgcgcgccagcCCCGCATGACCGCGTGTGAGGTGTCGTGTATTACCGGGCAGCAGCGCGTGCAGTGCGTGCGGCGAGAGCGGCGCCTGCGCGGCCAGCAGCGTGGGCCCGGCGCGCTCCAGGCGGTaccgctgcagcgcgcgcgccagcCCCGCATGACCGCGTGTGAGGTGTCGTGTATTACCGGGCAGCAGCGCGTGCAGTGCGTGCGGCGAGCGGCGCCTGCGCGGCCAGCAGCGTGGGCCCGGCGCGCTCCAGGCGGTCccgctgcagcgcgcgcgccagcCCCGCATGACCGCGTGTGAGGTGTCGTGTATTACCGGGCAGCAGCGCGTGCAGTGCGTGCGGCGAGCGGCGCCTGCGCGGCCAGCAGCGTGGGCCCGGCGCGCTCCAGGCGGTaccgctgcagcgcgcgcgccagcCCCGCATGACCGCGTGTGAGGTGTCGTGTATTACCGGGCAGCAGCGCGTGCAGTGCGTGCGGCGAGAGCGGCGCCTGCGCGGCCAGCAGCGTGGGCCCGGCGCGCTCCAGGCGGTaccgctgcagcgcgcgcgccagcCCCGCATGACCGCGTGTGAGGTGTCGTGTATTACCGGGCAGCAGCGCGTGCAGTGCGTGCGGCGAGAGCGGCGCCTGCGCGGCCAGCAGCGTGGGCCCGGCGCGCTCCAGGCGGTaccgctgcagcgcgcgcgccagcCCCCGCATGACCGCGCGCGCCTCCGTTTCCACCGACACCTCCCACGACAGCTCCGCGCAGCACAGCTTCAGCTCCTCCACGCCCTGAGATATCCTGTGAGGTGTCGTGTATtaccattataatatgttaaacatcgaaataaaactagttttcggatgtTATAGCGGACTTTTGTTATCGCGGgtagacaaaattataatataaaaaatccacgataaaatcttaaaattaattcatttcgATATTCAAAATGTTCACATTTTAAACTTACTTGGCAGTTCTCTCGGCCGCGTAGAGCGTGTTCATATTTGGCATTTGGTTAGTCTTCACCGTGTCCAGCACGTATATGTAGCCCTTCTTCATGGGGCCTAGTATCAGCGCCCACATGCTACGACTAGAGTTCTGGGCCGAGTGGTGATACAAGTATATGTGTTTTATTGGAGCAACACCATCCTGTAGAAACAATGAGTGTATGTTATAGTTATTGCTTGATCACATAAAATACATTCATGTaagtaccatcaggtgcagtggggtcactctGTCgcgaccaaataaaaaaataattgtgctCAGTCATGTGCTTGCGACTTTTTTCTTTGATTAATTTTCCGATAGTTTCCTTAAATTCGTCAGGAGGTTGTTGGGTCAATCGTTACgtcaaataaatgtttaaaaaaatagcatTGATAACCATGAAAATGTACCTGTTTCTGGAGATAAGGTTGGTGCGCAACACTCTTGAATTGGAGTTGATTTAGCTGAAATGAATCCATATTGTTTGATCCGAAGTTAATtaacctaaaacaataaaaaaataagtttaaaggaAAATGCATATTAGTGTATGGAAACTcgcctaatataatataattcagtatgatagtgaaaattacatacaaaagagAAGGAATAACGtgcttctaaataaaataacaatacttatttttcattgtgtacctataataaatgttttaatgtttattttgtttagaacaGATGTAGGCTTAGACCGTCTGAAAAGGACGCGCCAAATGCTTATTGTCTTGAGCAAAAATTGTCATTTTCAGTACCTATATCTACTTCATTTTCCGTTCTATATCGTTATCAAcgcatatattaatttaaacccATTATTTTACGCATGAGATTTTTTTGTAGCAGaaatgtgtagtcactggtgtgttccaatttgaaggacattgtagcccgtataactactggacacaatgagacttaacatctcacgtccaggatgatgagcgcagtagaataccaaacaaaacttcaTAATGtaacgtgttggatggtgtttctactgtttttgggaggtcgtttcgcttaccattaggcggacggcaagctcgtctcatcattcaaagcaataaagaaaaacacaAGCCACGTCctttatagaataatatagcCAGTCTCTCATGACTCGTATGTTATCTTTAAGGATCGCCGATATGACTTATATCTATTATCTATATCGATGATCAACAgcgctattatattattatacctcgCTATAATGTTATGATATCATTATACCAAAATATGTACGGCATGAACACGGTATTATAATGagagcaaaatatatttgtgtcaGAATATATCAAACAAGGCCAGACAATAtggataagtaaaaaaaaatatcgatatttttataatattgataacgaACGAATTTAATTGGCAACGAacgcaaaaaaataacaaaatcttaaaaaatatcgaCCTTTACAATATTGATCAAATAGACAGCTAGTTTAGGGTACGTAAATTATTGTCGAAAATGAGGGAGTGttctttgattattttttatggaaaggCAAAGGTCGTCCGATATAGTAACCCGATGTAGTCttcgattattaaaatattttatttcaagaacCTCATTCTAAATGGCGAAAATAGGATCAACCACCatctgatttaatttaaaaaaaccgaaaggaagttttatattaaacaaatacaagtaagtaattttttttatattttatggattgTTATGAATACCTAAGAATTTATTCAACCTCTAACTGAATAACACTTTAAAAGccgttgttaataaaaaaaattaaaatggcgGATATAGAATCAAAATCGCcttgtttttattgaaaaactagcttttgcccgcggctccgcccgcgttataaagtttttcaggctaaagttttccgttataaaagtcacgctatatattttcccggaagcctatgttcttcccagggtctcaaactgtctccataccaaattttatcctaatacgttgggtagttttgagttgaacacgttcgggcagaccgatgcatcgggggactttgttttatgatatatttttgtagaacttattaagaggaacaatcccgtcatacattattgttgcataactttaaccgtttacgcagcgcacgcaacagaagctctcaaaactaataaattgtccccgtttttgcatcatgtttcattactgctccgctcctattggtcatagcgtgacgatatataacctatagcactccaggaacaaagggctatccaacacaaaaatattttttcagttcgaaccggtagttcctgagattagcgattactgctccgctcctattgggcatagcgtgatgatatatatagcctatagcatttcaggaacaaagggctatccaacagaAAAGAACTATTCAGTTCAAACACCTAgattctgagattagccattactgctctgctccctgttggtcatagcgtgatgatatatagcctatagcacttcacgaacaaagggctatccaatacaaaatgaatttttagttcgaagcggtagttcctgagattagccattactgctctgctcctattgggtatagcgtgatgatatatagcctatagcactccacgaacaaaaggctatccaacgcaaaaaaaattcagtttggaccggtagttcctgagattagccattactgctccgctcctattgggtatagcgtgatgatatatagcctatagcacttcacgaacaaagggctatccaacgcaaaaagaatttttcagtttggaccggtagttcctgagattagacattactgctccgctcctattggatatagcgtgatgatatatagcctatagcactccacgaacatagggctatccaacgcaaaaagaatttttcagtttggaccggtagttcctgagattagcgcgttcaaacaaacaaacaaacaaacaaacaaacaaacaaacaaacaaacaaacaaacaaacaaacaaacaaacaaacaaactcttcagctttatataatagtatagattaagaaaataaaattataaatacgaagGTTTATCGAAATTGATTGAATAAGATGTTGGATACAAGTAAACGAAGTCACTACTGTACGGATTTTGTTGGACGAAGTTTGGCATGCcaatagaccatgtcctggcgTACAACGTGTAGGCTACTTTGTATTCCTATAATTTACTCCCATGTATAATAATACACACgggaaatattttaagtttttaagtaGGTGGCGCTGGCGTCGTTCAGATGGCGCTGTGGATCGTTAGTGATTAAGGgagtttaaggtggtagctcaaggtccattttcatacattttgtttcggctttaatctgggtaactaaacaagtattggcaagtaaagaatttaaattcacgtctagttagtgattagttctcgcagttgaaagaaaaatgtaaaaataattaataatcatggatatttctgcctttaaaatttcgtcatattaaattttaaaggccgaaatatccatgattattaattatttttacgtttttctgtcaactgcgagaactaatcactaactagacgtgaatttaaattctttacttgccaatacttgtttagttacccagattaaagccgaaacaaaatgtatgaaaatggaccttgaccACCTTAAAGCGGGAAAGGCtattcacgcgggcaaagccgcgagaaaCATTAAGATAAGGCAAAGGGTTTAAGcgattataaatttatagcacAATCGATATTCGAATGCCGCTCGGTGTCTTATATCACACAGTTATTATTTCACCCGAATGAGGTTTAATAACTAGCAAtttaatgactgcctcggtggcgtagttgtattgcacgtccggtacaatagcgctctgaggtcctgggttcgaatcccgggtcgggcaaagtgatatttgggtttttctgctcagtatcagcccggagtctggaatttgtgcccgatatggcgataggctcgccccctatcacatcatgggacggaacatacttggcgaaaagtgggtgccaaagttgcgcctctgcatataaaaatgcgtgatgttatgtatgtatgtaatttaataaCGGCCAGGCACAGAATTCAATACCGCATTCCATCTAGCACGTACTTGCAGGGAGATGTGACGTCACACCTACAAAACAGAACTAGTTCTAAAATTGCCAATTACAGACATGTCTAAGAATCCCCTATTCAAGAATGCCCATAACATTCAAGCTACTTGAATAATAAGAAAACGGCTAAGTGCAAGTGATAAATTCTTAAAAGGCAATAAGCCCCGTTGCTGGTCGTGATAAAGCTGAGGGGAACATGTAATGTCAAAGTATTGATGGGCTATGACTACGTGCTAGATGATTTTTAACCGgtttaaaaaaggaggttctcaattcgacagtATTTTGAACGCGGGAAAgtatcactttttattttataaacattataaaaaacaatcataCTTGAACGCCACTTTAatgtcattataaaaatatatgcaatctTCGTTGTTGGAAAAATTGCATTATCTATTCagataagataaatattaattataagagGCCAATACATTTCCACAATAACTTCACACTGGTAACACGCATAACACGTGTTTTAATGTtacccaaataaatataatggaaGGTGAAAATAAGGGTACTAACATACAAAACCAAGGGACGGAATTACAAAAGAAACGTAAGAGAAAAAAACgaggaaaacaaaaaataatctctgAAGATGTTGATAATGGATCATGTGTGTCAAATATTGTTGAAGTGGACGCACCGGACAACGCCAACACAGtagaaaatatagatttaattacTAACAAGTCGGAAATAGATGAAAATCCACGCTTTGATAAGAACACAAACGAAAATACGGAATATCATGAAGGAACAACTGATACGCTCCATTCACAGAGCTCGTCACAGGTTGAGACTTGTGAGCACTTATTCTCAGATAGCAATAATAACGACCCACCTCATTACGAACATTTGAAAGATGAAAATTTAAGTGCCGAtatcaaaaacaatattgtagTACAAAATCTTGTCACTGACGGTATACCGTCATCCTGTGAAAATCCAAGTGCAAAGGTACTCCATGATGGCAATAAATTGAGCACACAATTAAGTAGTGaaagtgataaaaaatttaatcgtTCCATCTCGAGCactacaaaaaatttaatacaactTTATAATCCAAGGGCGTTACCCAAAGAATCTGAAACTTACGAATTAGAGaaatttgacaaaaataaacttataattttcaatcAAATAAAGTTTGGCCAATACGAGAGACTAGGCACGGAGGCAGATTTGAAATCATTGAAGACCACGTTTGAAGCTTTTAACTTTGAAGTACAGGATTACCCGGATCCAACTGTTGATAAAATCGAAGAAATTCTTAACGAAAGTAAGTCATATTTTTCTATAGTATAATGTATATCAATAGTTTTCAACGTCGCCTAGTACGAGTAAGTGATACTACATTTGTTAGAATAGCTACATAGCTATGATTATATTTTGACGAATGAATAAGGTTATTTTTGAGTTACTCCGCCACGACATTTCTTTCTTACTTTTCTTATACTCGGAGGAgcctaaaatttttttttactgtttccAAATGTCCACATTTTTGCCACtttattctttaattttgaGGTTGGTTAGAATATATTTGAAATCAAGAACCATACAAAAAGCGGACATGTCCTATACAAGTGATCGCGGAacgtaatattgtaatattattatggacaATGACGTCATACGATGCACAATCAAGGCCACCCGCGAGTGATTTTTGtaatgtatagatataaaactttttgtttattttacaaaaacattaaataattataattagttacctATAATctaccataaataataaatttcatgtgTTATTGTTACAACCGTCCATTAGTCAATTATAATACCTGCTCATATCGgtctaatgttaaaattactcaTACAGAGTATTAAGtgttgaataaagataaattttaagGGTGGATAACGtctttataaacttattatttaatatatatatacatatatatgtatttaaaggTGTCCTCGTAAacgtattttgtttcttttgatatccGCCGAGTACCGTTGTTGTCTTCtgtgtgtcaaaatatgtattgaacagttcgtttagcgtacgaattaataaatgtaaattaaagaaatcttgctcaattttattcaaatatagtcataacccaACATTAAGGGGACGTCAGTTTTTTacgaattattgaaattaataaatactataaataggTCCATAGcgttataaaacatattagccAATACACAGTTTTGCAGTCGTGctggataatataataaattatcatcaAGCTGGCtttgttggctttaaatataatgtatttatgtttattattttcagcaGATAAGATTccctttataatttattactcatACAAAGATGTAGACTAATAACGAAACtacacttacataatatataagttcTTCCTTATGCATACTTATTATTTGATTGGAAAGTAACAACAGTAAATTTGTTTTGGTTTCCCCAACATGATTTTAGGGTTGACCTAAGCCCCGGGAACATCTAAAAAATTTCGCTACGGCATCCCCTGCCTCTCTAAAAAGCGACTTTTTGGGGTTTAGAAAGAGTCGCGGGGTGAGACAGTGGGGGGCTCCTCGACCAACCActactaaaaatgttttcaattttcataaaaattcaacGTAGCCGACGACCAAAAATCAACAGGACGCGGTTTTCGGCATTTTTCCACACGGCGTTAATATCTCACTTGCAGCTTGCCTGCATGTTTACGCTTATTCTACTCAAGCTACGTGCTCGTTGTATCTTGCATGTAGACTACTTGTGCTAATGGAAACGCGACTTTATTGTAAATGATAGCATCGACTGTACTAAttacattattgaaattaaactaattttccggattctatcgcggttttttgttttttatttttctcccgacgtttcgaagattttgcagccttcatggtcacgggggggactgaggtgttgttcatccgcaaagtcagtaactttgactttgatagaatccggaaaattagtttaatttcaatgtctaacattcgcgtaaacataagaaatcattataattacattattgtttatttaatattttttaattttcagtaaGTGTTACAGACTACTCTGACTACGGCTGCTTAGCTATTGCGGTCCTGACGCATGGCGGCATTGATGGCAAGCTGTTAGCTGCAGACGGTgactattatgaaataaaaatcataaattttctGAAGACGCACAAGAACCACAGCTTAATCAC from Manduca sexta isolate Smith_Timp_Sample1 unplaced genomic scaffold, JHU_Msex_v1.0 HiC_scaffold_2668, whole genome shotgun sequence encodes the following:
- the LOC115448330 gene encoding caspase-7 translates to MEGENKGTNIQNQGTELQKKRKRKKRGKQKIISEDVDNGSCVSNIVEVDAPDNANTVENIDLITNKSEIDENPRFDKNTNENTEYHEGTTDTLHSQSSSQVETCEHLFSDSNNNDPPHYEHLKDENLSADIKNNIVVQNLVTDGIPSSCENPSAKVLHDGNKLSTQLSSESDKKFNRSISSTTKNLIQLYNPRALPKESETYELEKFDKNKLIIFNQIKFGQYERLGTEADLKSLKTTFEAFNFEVQDYPDPTVDKIEEILNEISVTDYSDYGCLAIAVLTHGGIDGKLLAADGDYYEIKIINFLKTHKNHSLITKPRLLFVQACRGPNSLIGVPVLQPGKVQSNLIYDTEPYTLPVEADMLVVHSSYVGNRAVRHQREGSWFIQTLCKKINEMASTHDLETILTHIKREVAIDKEKIIVNRVTKEHEINKQMPVVTTTLIRKLYLKRSAAEENALNTNGMPTDVAVDSYNTGANPKPELENCRCNLNYFDYIKECLRHFLQDNNDYKDTTGRSLLNLTDTLKNEEAFNATKEKCAMTIADYLETRAKHCQHYKYIYINKK